From Alcaligenes faecalis, the proteins below share one genomic window:
- the fabD gene encoding ACP S-malonyltransferase, whose translation MKIAFVFPGQGSQSVGMLDAWGESAVVQQAIAQASQSLGQDLAQLMAHGPAEALNLTTNTQPVMLASAVAMYQAWIQAGGPAPAVMAGHSLGEYSALTAAGALSLEQAVPLVRIRADAMQAAVPVGVGTMAAVLGLDDDQVRDVCARASEGQQIVQAVNYNAPAQVVIAGNVEAVDRACALAKEAGAKRALVLPVSAPFHSSLLEPAAAVLAQALASVQVQTPAISVINNVDVAAPTDPEQIKDALVRQAWHPVRWVETIQAMKAQGVTHVVECGPGKVLTGLIKRIDRDLVALSISDPASLQATLEALEGA comes from the coding sequence ATGAAAATTGCGTTTGTCTTTCCAGGACAAGGCTCGCAGTCCGTGGGCATGCTCGATGCCTGGGGCGAGTCTGCTGTCGTACAGCAAGCCATTGCACAAGCCAGCCAGTCGCTGGGCCAGGACCTGGCTCAGTTGATGGCGCACGGGCCTGCCGAGGCTCTGAACCTGACTACCAATACTCAACCTGTCATGCTGGCTAGCGCCGTGGCCATGTACCAGGCCTGGATTCAGGCTGGTGGCCCTGCTCCTGCCGTGATGGCCGGTCACAGCCTGGGTGAGTACTCGGCCCTGACTGCTGCCGGTGCTCTGAGCCTGGAACAAGCGGTTCCGCTGGTTCGCATCCGTGCCGACGCCATGCAAGCTGCCGTCCCTGTGGGTGTGGGTACCATGGCCGCTGTGCTGGGTCTGGATGACGATCAGGTACGTGATGTATGTGCCCGTGCCTCCGAGGGGCAGCAGATTGTTCAGGCTGTTAACTACAATGCGCCTGCCCAGGTGGTGATTGCCGGGAATGTGGAAGCGGTAGATCGTGCATGTGCTCTGGCCAAAGAGGCCGGTGCCAAGCGTGCTTTGGTGTTGCCTGTATCGGCTCCTTTCCACTCCAGCCTGCTGGAACCGGCAGCTGCTGTGCTGGCCCAGGCTCTGGCTTCGGTGCAAGTGCAAACGCCTGCTATTTCCGTGATCAATAACGTGGACGTAGCCGCGCCTACCGACCCCGAACAGATTAAAGATGCGCTGGTCCGTCAGGCCTGGCATCCCGTACGCTGGGTGGAGACCATCCAGGCCATGAAGGCCCAGGGTGTCACCCACGTGGTCGAGTGTGGACCAGGCAAAGTGCTGACAGGTCTGATCAAGCGTATTGATCGCGATCTGGTCGCCTTGTCGATCAGTGACCCTGCATCCTTGCAGGCCACCTTGGAAGCCCTGGAGGGAGCATAA
- a CDS encoding beta-ketoacyl-ACP synthase III, translated as MTIFAKIIGTGGYLPPRIVSNDDLALELAQKGIETSDQWIVERTGIHQRHLADPGVRTSHLATQAARQALEDAGVAAQDLDLIVVATSTPDYVFPSTACLVQAELGNKGAAAYDVQAVCSGFVYALTTADAMIKAGRARNALVIGAEVFSSILDWNDRSTCVLFGDGAGAVVLQASDEPGILAAQLNADGSQMGILCAAGNVSHGQVVGDPFLRMDGQAVFKLAVTSLAASANQVCEQAGVSLSDINWLVPHQANVRIINFLGRKLGIPSEKVVITVDQHANTSAASVPLALNAARRDGRIRAGDLALLQGVGGGFTWGSVLVRC; from the coding sequence ATGACGATATTTGCCAAGATTATCGGTACAGGCGGCTACCTGCCTCCTCGGATTGTGTCTAACGATGATCTAGCGCTTGAGCTGGCTCAAAAGGGTATCGAAACCTCCGATCAGTGGATTGTCGAGCGTACCGGTATTCATCAGCGCCATCTTGCCGATCCCGGTGTTCGTACCAGTCATTTGGCAACACAAGCCGCGCGTCAGGCGCTGGAAGATGCGGGCGTTGCTGCCCAGGATCTGGACCTGATTGTGGTGGCTACTTCCACTCCCGATTACGTTTTCCCCAGCACGGCGTGCCTGGTGCAAGCCGAATTGGGCAACAAGGGCGCGGCCGCGTACGACGTACAAGCGGTGTGCAGCGGCTTTGTCTATGCACTGACAACCGCCGACGCCATGATCAAGGCAGGCCGTGCGCGCAATGCGCTGGTTATCGGCGCCGAAGTGTTCTCCAGCATCCTGGACTGGAACGACCGCTCTACCTGCGTCCTGTTTGGCGATGGTGCGGGCGCTGTGGTTCTGCAAGCCAGTGATGAGCCCGGTATTTTGGCCGCCCAGCTCAATGCGGATGGCAGCCAAATGGGTATTTTGTGTGCGGCAGGCAATGTCTCGCACGGCCAGGTCGTGGGCGATCCCTTCCTGCGCATGGACGGTCAGGCTGTGTTCAAGCTGGCTGTTACCTCTCTGGCCGCTTCGGCCAATCAAGTCTGCGAACAGGCTGGCGTTTCCCTGTCGGATATCAATTGGCTGGTCCCGCACCAGGCCAACGTTCGCATCATCAATTTTCTAGGTCGTAAGCTGGGTATCCCCTCCGAGAAGGTGGTTATCACGGTTGATCAACATGCCAACACCTCGGCAGCCAGTGTGCCCTTGGCCCTGAATGCCGCTCGCCGGGATGGTCGTATCCGTGCCGGTGATCTGGCGCTGTTGCAAGGCGTGGGTGGCGGCTTTACCTGGGGCTCGGTGCTGGTCCGCTGCTAA
- the plsX gene encoding phosphate acyltransferase PlsX → MSNKKIRIAIDCMGGDIGLSVTVPAALLFAKRYPDVHCLLVGEPQAIEQTLRAQGNVDTSWYDILPASEVVTMADSVEVALRRKKDSSMRVAAQSVKDGIADACISAGNTGAWMAISRYILKTLDGIDRPAIATSIPNQKGGATIMLDLGANVDCSAEHLLQFAIMGSALASIVDRHERPTVGLLNIGEEVIKGNEVVKKAAELLRSSGLNFYGNVEGDDICKGTVNVVVCDGFVGNVVLKSIEGLAKMVGSMLRDEFTRDPLSKVSALLARPVLNRFRDRVDNRRHNGAALLGLRGIVIKSHGSADAYAFGYALQRARGAVLNGLLSGTSQAVERIMQSVNLHEEQSGEPDTRHTSEPSSS, encoded by the coding sequence ATGTCTAACAAAAAAATACGTATTGCCATCGATTGCATGGGCGGCGATATCGGTTTATCCGTCACTGTCCCTGCAGCGCTGCTTTTTGCCAAGCGCTATCCGGATGTGCACTGCTTATTGGTTGGCGAGCCTCAGGCCATCGAGCAAACATTGCGTGCGCAAGGTAATGTCGATACCTCCTGGTACGACATTCTTCCCGCATCCGAAGTTGTCACCATGGCCGATTCGGTCGAGGTGGCCCTGCGCCGCAAAAAAGACTCCTCCATGCGAGTGGCTGCCCAGTCCGTCAAGGACGGGATAGCTGATGCCTGCATTTCTGCGGGCAATACCGGCGCATGGATGGCAATTTCGCGCTACATACTCAAAACTCTGGATGGGATTGATCGCCCAGCCATTGCCACGTCCATCCCGAACCAAAAGGGCGGGGCCACAATCATGCTGGACCTGGGTGCCAATGTGGATTGTTCCGCAGAACACCTGTTGCAGTTCGCCATTATGGGATCTGCCCTGGCCAGTATCGTGGATCGCCATGAGCGTCCCACCGTGGGCTTGCTCAATATTGGGGAAGAGGTCATCAAAGGCAACGAGGTCGTCAAAAAGGCGGCTGAACTGTTGCGCTCCAGCGGACTGAATTTTTACGGCAACGTAGAAGGCGACGATATCTGCAAAGGTACTGTCAACGTGGTCGTGTGTGACGGTTTCGTGGGCAATGTGGTCCTCAAGTCCATTGAGGGCCTGGCCAAGATGGTCGGCAGTATGCTGCGCGACGAATTTACCCGTGACCCTTTAAGCAAAGTCTCCGCTTTGCTGGCTCGTCCTGTCTTGAATCGTTTCCGCGACAGGGTGGATAATCGCCGTCATAACGGTGCGGCCCTTTTGGGTTTACGCGGTATTGTTATCAAGAGTCATGGTTCTGCCGATGCCTACGCTTTCGGTTATGCTTTGCAACGGGCCCGCGGTGCGGTGCTCAATGGTCTGCTCAGCGGTACCAGCCAGGCAGTCGAACGCATCATGCAAAGTGTGAACTTGCATGAAGAGCAAAGCGGCGAACCAGATACACGCCATACTTCAGAGCCCTCGTCCTCATAA
- the rpmF gene encoding 50S ribosomal protein L32, which translates to MAVQQNKKSPSRRNMRRSHDALTGPSTAIEPTTGELHLRHHISPNGIYRGRKVLKTKNDE; encoded by the coding sequence ATGGCTGTTCAGCAGAATAAAAAGAGCCCGTCCCGGCGTAACATGCGTCGTTCGCACGACGCGCTTACTGGTCCTTCGACGGCTATCGAGCCTACGACTGGCGAGCTGCACCTGCGTCACCACATCAGCCCTAACGGCATCTACCGTGGCCGTAAAGTGCTGAAAACAAAGAACGACGAGTAA
- a CDS encoding YceD family protein — protein sequence MTTQYIDTLNLARAPQEMSGQVLVEDLSRLVSDLPDQGDLRIDWSVSGREDSARRRFVHVQAKGSVILECQRCVKPFEWPIDISNEVQIVATEEELELDDDDTEGPDRILCEGQLDVLGLVEDELILSVPYVPRHEVCPDAQSLSMEAKSDDLDESAFERPSPFAVLGSLKKS from the coding sequence ATGACGACACAGTATATCGACACCTTGAATCTAGCCCGTGCCCCTCAGGAAATGTCGGGTCAGGTGCTGGTGGAAGATCTGTCTCGTCTGGTATCCGATTTGCCCGATCAAGGCGATTTGCGCATTGACTGGAGTGTTTCGGGTCGGGAAGATTCTGCCCGGCGTCGTTTTGTGCATGTGCAGGCCAAAGGTAGCGTCATTTTGGAATGCCAGCGCTGTGTGAAGCCTTTTGAGTGGCCCATCGATATTTCCAACGAAGTACAGATTGTGGCAACCGAGGAAGAACTGGAGCTGGATGATGACGATACGGAAGGTCCTGATCGCATCTTGTGTGAAGGCCAGCTGGATGTCCTGGGACTGGTCGAGGATGAACTGATTCTCAGCGTGCCTTATGTGCCGCGCCATGAGGTTTGCCCCGACGCTCAGTCGCTGTCCATGGAAGCCAAGTCAGACGACCTGGATGAATCCGCCTTTGAGCGGCCGTCCCCGTTTGCTGTGCTGGGTTCGCTCAAGAAGTCTTGA
- a CDS encoding Maf family protein: MLARLGLPFTCQSPDIDETPRPGEAPAELSLRLAREKAARISQLNPGALVIGSDQVATSGKDAIGKPGDHAGAQKQLRRLSGQSIDFHSALCVTNGQKFLSSDIVTNCRFRALSDEEIEHYLLQEKPYDTAGSAKAESLGIALMESMRSDDPTAIIGLPLIELCTMLRHFGLNPLRPNLLTPSV, translated from the coding sequence ATGTTAGCGCGTTTGGGCTTGCCTTTCACCTGTCAGTCGCCTGACATTGACGAAACCCCACGTCCCGGAGAGGCTCCGGCCGAGCTCAGCCTGCGTCTGGCGCGTGAAAAAGCCGCCCGTATCAGCCAGTTGAACCCAGGCGCACTCGTGATTGGCTCCGATCAGGTCGCCACGTCTGGCAAAGACGCCATTGGCAAGCCTGGCGACCATGCCGGCGCACAGAAACAACTGCGTCGCCTGAGCGGTCAAAGCATCGACTTTCACAGCGCTTTATGCGTGACAAATGGCCAGAAATTTCTGAGCAGCGATATTGTTACCAATTGTCGTTTTCGTGCATTGAGCGATGAGGAAATCGAGCACTATTTGCTGCAGGAAAAGCCTTATGACACCGCCGGCAGCGCCAAGGCCGAAAGCCTGGGCATTGCCTTGATGGAGTCCATGCGCTCGGACGATCCCACCGCCATTATCGGCCTGCCCCTGATCGAGTTGTGCACCATGCTGCGGCACTTTGGCTTGAACCCCTTGCGCCCCAACCTTCTTACCCCTTCCGTTTAG
- a CDS encoding SAM-dependent methyltransferase: MPQAAPLHLIPVGLSESPISGWLPADVKALTRELTIFIAENAKTARAFLKQVEPVVPLQEITIHTLDKRGNKPGEMREWLKAALQGQGIGLVSEAGCPAVADPGALVVAMAHEMKIPVRPHVGPSSILLSLMASGLDGQQFVFHGYAPVDGGARAKQLKQWESQSQALKQTQILIETPYRNQAMYSALLQSLKPTTRLCLARDLTGSRELIQTATVEQWRERQAPALDKTPCIFLFLAGR; encoded by the coding sequence ATGCCCCAAGCCGCCCCCTTGCATCTGATCCCTGTAGGCTTAAGCGAGAGCCCGATCAGCGGCTGGCTGCCCGCCGACGTCAAAGCGTTGACGCGTGAACTGACCATCTTTATTGCCGAGAACGCCAAAACCGCCCGGGCTTTCCTGAAACAGGTTGAGCCGGTGGTGCCTCTGCAAGAAATCACCATTCATACCTTGGACAAGCGCGGCAACAAACCTGGTGAAATGCGTGAGTGGTTGAAAGCCGCCCTGCAAGGCCAGGGGATTGGCCTGGTGTCGGAAGCAGGCTGCCCCGCCGTGGCCGACCCCGGCGCCTTGGTGGTCGCCATGGCCCACGAGATGAAAATCCCCGTGCGCCCGCACGTTGGCCCCTCTTCCATTTTGCTCAGCCTGATGGCCAGCGGCCTGGACGGACAGCAATTTGTATTTCACGGTTATGCGCCCGTCGATGGCGGCGCACGCGCCAAGCAGCTCAAGCAATGGGAAAGCCAGTCCCAGGCCCTGAAACAAACTCAGATCCTGATCGAAACGCCGTATCGCAACCAGGCCATGTACAGCGCCCTGCTGCAGTCCCTGAAGCCCACAACGCGCTTGTGCCTGGCTCGTGACCTGACCGGCTCGCGTGAGCTGATCCAGACCGCCACGGTAGAACAATGGCGCGAACGCCAAGCACCTGCCCTGGACAAAACCCCCTGCATTTTCCTGTTTCTGGCTGGCCGTTAA
- a CDS encoding N-acetylmuramoyl-L-alanine amidase, translating to MKLLSCFTPALKRGFQIGVLSLTALLAACGSSGPFKLDDSYNAQGQNSRVRYLVMHYTAGDHATSLKVLTQRDVSAHYLVSDERRPTVYRLVPEERRAWHAGLGSWYGFTDLNTGSIGIEIVNMGRLADGRWAPYTSGQIEAIKALLKDLAQRHGVSPRNIIGHSDVAPQRKLDPGPHFPWKELAQAGIGRWYKESQARALQAQYATRPLPSAAQTQALLRKAGYETPDSGTFDKATQNVIAAFQMHYRPARYDGILDAETAAILQSLD from the coding sequence ATGAAACTCCTGTCCTGCTTTACCCCCGCCTTGAAACGCGGCTTTCAGATTGGCGTGCTCAGCCTGACGGCCTTATTGGCGGCCTGTGGCAGTAGCGGCCCCTTCAAACTTGATGACAGCTATAACGCGCAGGGCCAAAACAGCCGAGTCCGCTATTTGGTCATGCACTACACCGCAGGCGACCACGCCACCTCTTTGAAGGTGCTAACGCAGCGTGATGTCAGCGCCCATTACCTGGTCAGCGACGAGCGTCGCCCCACGGTCTACCGCCTGGTTCCAGAAGAGCGCCGCGCCTGGCACGCCGGCCTGGGTTCCTGGTACGGTTTCACAGACCTGAACACCGGCTCCATTGGCATCGAAATCGTAAACATGGGTCGCTTGGCAGATGGCCGCTGGGCCCCGTACACATCCGGGCAGATTGAAGCAATCAAAGCGTTGCTGAAAGACCTGGCTCAACGCCATGGCGTGTCTCCACGCAATATTATTGGCCACAGCGACGTTGCCCCACAGCGCAAGCTGGACCCCGGCCCCCATTTCCCCTGGAAGGAACTGGCTCAAGCGGGCATAGGCCGCTGGTACAAGGAATCACAGGCTCGCGCGCTGCAAGCGCAATACGCCACCCGTCCCCTGCCCTCTGCCGCTCAAACCCAGGCTCTGTTGCGAAAAGCAGGCTACGAGACTCCGGACAGCGGGACTTTCGACAAGGCGACACAAAATGTGATCGCCGCCTTCCAGATGCACTACCGCCCCGCCCGCTATGACGGCATTCTGGATGCCGAAACAGCCGCCATCCTGCAAAGTCTGGATTGA